A single genomic interval of Microbacterium sp. LWO14-1.2 harbors:
- the rpmB gene encoding 50S ribosomal protein L28 — MAAVCQVTGAVPGFGHNVSHSHRRTKRRFDPNVQKKTYFVPSLGRKITLNVSAKGIKVIDARGIENVVKDLQAKGVKL, encoded by the coding sequence ATGGCAGCAGTGTGCCAGGTGACCGGTGCTGTTCCCGGCTTCGGTCACAACGTCTCGCACTCGCACCGCCGGACGAAGCGCCGCTTCGACCCGAACGTGCAGAAGAAGACCTATTTCGTCCCGTCGCTCGGTCGTAAGATCACGCTCAACGTGTCCGCCAAGGGCATCAAGGTGATCGACGCCCGTGGCATCGAGAACGTGGTCAAGGACCTCCAGGCGAAGGGTGTGAAGCTCTAA
- the rpmG gene encoding 50S ribosomal protein L33, giving the protein MAKKAQDVRPIIKLRSTAGTGYTYVTKKNRRNTPDRLVLKKYDPVIRQHVEFREER; this is encoded by the coding sequence ATGGCCAAGAAGGCTCAGGACGTCCGTCCGATCATCAAGCTGCGTTCGACGGCAGGTACGGGTTACACGTACGTGACGAAGAAGAACCGCCGCAACACCCCCGACCGTCTCGTGCTCAAGAAGTACGACCCGGTCATCCGTCAGCACGTCGAATTCCGAGAGGAGCGTTGA
- the rpsN gene encoding 30S ribosomal protein S14: MAKKSKIARNEQRKAVVDRYAERRLELKKTLVDPNASDEAREAARVGLQKLPRNASPVRLRSRDVIDGRPRGVLTKFGISRVRFRDMAHRGELPGVTKSSW, from the coding sequence ATGGCTAAGAAGAGCAAGATCGCTCGCAACGAGCAGCGCAAGGCAGTCGTGGACCGCTACGCGGAGCGTCGTCTCGAGCTGAAGAAGACCCTCGTCGACCCGAACGCGTCGGACGAGGCCCGCGAGGCCGCTCGCGTCGGCCTGCAGAAGCTGCCGCGCAACGCGTCGCCGGTCCGCCTGCGCTCGCGCGACGTCATCGACGGCCGCCCCCGTGGTGTCCTCACGAAGTTCGGCATCTCGCGTGTCCGCTTCCGTGACATGGCGCACCGCGGCGAGCTGCCCGGCGTGACCAAGTCGAGCTGGTAA
- a CDS encoding type IV toxin-antitoxin system AbiEi family antitoxin domain-containing protein, giving the protein MDPLAELSRRGGVARTASLVSAGVSAHALRRAKEVGAVRRIRRGWVALPDADPLLVGAASRGIVLSCLTAAVRYGLWVPDARPIHVAARPNAARLAVPEGVVVHWAVPLVERDPDAVVDGILNTLSLVAACQPTETALVVWESALNRGAVDREQLEQFALSPAARELLGRARPYSDSGLETIFIFRLRWLRVAMVPQAWVLGHRVDVLIGERLVIQIDGASHTGAQRTRDIEHDARLMLRGYHVLRFSYEQVMERWPEVQAVVMEAVAQGRHRA; this is encoded by the coding sequence ATGGATCCGCTCGCAGAGTTGTCCCGCCGCGGCGGTGTCGCTCGCACCGCATCGCTCGTCTCGGCCGGCGTCAGCGCCCACGCGCTTCGCCGAGCGAAGGAGGTCGGCGCCGTCCGCCGCATCCGTCGCGGGTGGGTGGCGCTTCCTGATGCGGATCCGCTCCTCGTTGGGGCCGCCTCGCGCGGTATCGTGCTGAGCTGTCTCACCGCGGCTGTTCGGTATGGCCTCTGGGTGCCCGATGCGAGGCCGATCCACGTGGCCGCGCGCCCGAACGCCGCGCGCCTGGCCGTGCCCGAGGGGGTGGTCGTGCACTGGGCCGTTCCGCTCGTCGAGCGGGATCCGGATGCCGTCGTCGACGGCATCCTCAATACGCTGTCCCTCGTGGCTGCGTGCCAACCGACGGAGACCGCGCTCGTCGTGTGGGAGTCCGCGCTCAACCGCGGCGCCGTCGATCGGGAGCAGCTGGAGCAGTTCGCGCTCTCTCCGGCAGCGCGGGAGCTCCTCGGCCGCGCTCGTCCGTACTCCGACTCCGGTCTGGAGACGATCTTCATCTTTCGCCTCCGATGGCTGAGGGTGGCCATGGTCCCTCAGGCGTGGGTGCTCGGACACCGGGTCGACGTCCTCATCGGCGAGAGACTCGTGATCCAGATCGACGGGGCCAGCCACACGGGCGCGCAGCGCACGCGCGACATCGAGCACGACGCGAGGCTGATGCTCCGCGGCTATCACGTGCTGCGTTTCTCATACGAGCAGGTCATGGAACGGTGGCCGGAGGTGCAGGCCGTCGTGATGGAGGCCGTGGCCCAGGGGCGACACCGGGCGTAG
- a CDS encoding helix-turn-helix domain-containing protein translates to MDTTTHRRPSAARTRLIDTATRLFYEEGIHAVGVDRIIEEAEVTRATLYKQFGGKENLVLAYLRNEDGMLRSLFDEAGADAADPATLVDAVIRGIAADIRQRHTRGCPFINAAAEYPDAEGPVRTLIAEHRDWFRSTLEEVAAAAGLRQPSEVAASLVLLRDAALVGGYLDGEDRVAPAFERTARAVVDDHRGA, encoded by the coding sequence ATGGACACCACGACTCACCGGCGGCCGAGTGCCGCGCGCACCCGCCTGATCGACACGGCGACACGCCTCTTCTACGAGGAGGGGATCCATGCGGTCGGCGTCGACCGCATCATCGAGGAGGCGGAGGTCACGCGCGCCACCCTCTACAAGCAGTTCGGCGGCAAGGAGAACCTCGTGCTCGCCTATCTCCGCAACGAGGACGGAATGCTCCGGTCGCTGTTCGACGAGGCGGGGGCGGATGCCGCGGACCCGGCGACCCTCGTCGACGCCGTCATCCGCGGGATCGCCGCCGACATCCGCCAGCGGCACACGAGAGGGTGCCCCTTCATCAACGCGGCGGCGGAGTATCCCGACGCCGAAGGACCGGTGCGCACGCTGATCGCCGAGCACCGCGACTGGTTCCGCTCGACCCTCGAAGAGGTCGCGGCGGCGGCGGGTCTGCGGCAGCCCTCGGAGGTCGCGGCTTCCCTCGTCCTGCTCCGCGACGCGGCGCTCGTCGGCGGCTATCTCGACGGCGAGGACCGCGTCGCTCCGGCCTTCGAACGCACTGCCCGGGCGGTGGTCGACGATCACCGAGGGGCGTGA
- a CDS encoding HU family DNA-binding protein has translation MADKSITKTELVASIASATGQSQATVSGVLDALFSSVSDAVAKGSKVSIPGWISFEQVATAARTGRNPQTGAEIKIPAGKRVKVTAGSKLKAAVK, from the coding sequence ATGGCTGACAAGTCCATCACCAAGACCGAGCTCGTCGCGAGCATCGCTTCCGCCACTGGCCAGAGCCAGGCCACCGTCTCGGGCGTTCTCGACGCGCTGTTCTCCTCGGTCTCCGACGCTGTTGCCAAGGGCAGCAAGGTCTCGATCCCGGGCTGGATCTCGTTCGAGCAGGTCGCGACCGCCGCTCGCACGGGCCGCAACCCGCAGACCGGTGCCGAGATCAAGATCCCGGCCGGCAAGCGCGTCAAGGTGACCGCCGGTTCCAAGCTCAAGGCTGCCGTCAAGTAA